CCAAGTAAATAGTTTTTCAAATCTACCTTAAGTGATGGCATCATGCAATGCAAGTTAGAAGCAAAGAAATCATAAGGGAGCATGTCATTAAGAGGATTGGGTAAACCTGACACTTCACGCTCATGTATGACAATAGGCCAATGAATctcaggttcttcatcttcatctataGCAGCTTCTTGTACTTCTTCAGGAGTAGTAGATGATGAGTCTTCAACTTGATCACTTGGGAATTGCAGCTCTtgatcatcttgtgccttggcTTCGAGAATTTCTTCTTGGATCTGAAGTATCTCTTCCTCTGGACTCTCGCTATCTTGCTCAGCTGAATGTGAAGGTGTTGGGACCTCACATGTATCAAGGGGTATCCCACAAATACTCAGCTCAAGCTGTGAAGAAATAGTACTGCCAGCGTTGATGTTCTTCTCAATCTTCTTTACTTCTTCCACAAGCTCTTTTCcactcttgatcttcttcatttcctctagAATAACCTTCCTAATAGGATCATCCTCGGCGCTCCAAGTGAACTCGAGACTCAAAAGTGTGAGCTTTTCTATGTCATCAAACTCATCTTGTGTGGGCACTTGCACATGAGATTGCACAACAGGTGCTGGAGTTGTTGGTTGACCAAATGGAGGACCATTTAACTCCATTGGACACATCTCTGGGTGCAGAGGTACATGAATAGGAGCTGAATGAAATTGTTGTGGAGCATAACTGTTGCTCTCTTCATTGCACCTAAATCCCTGCATATGATTACTAGAACCAAACTATGAAATCTCAGGGTTGTTGCTCCTATATGACATATTTGGGTTTTCAGGCCACCCATGTGAGTGATTGTTTTGGTATGAGCTATGCTCTTGAGCAAAGCTCATGCCAAAACAATCTAGAGGGTGAGAGTAACTACGCTGACATTTAATGGGCGAATGGCCCTGAAATCCACAAATACGGCAGGTAGGAGCAACATAAGGATGGCCTCTAGAATAAGGATCATAAGAGCTAGGCCTATCCTCAAAAACTACTTCT
This region of Triticum aestivum cultivar Chinese Spring chromosome 2D, IWGSC CS RefSeq v2.1, whole genome shotgun sequence genomic DNA includes:
- the LOC123052771 gene encoding uncharacterized protein isoform X1, with the protein product MQGFRCNEESNSYAPQQFHSAPIHVPLHPEMCPMELNGPPFGQPTTPAPVVQSHVQVPTQDEFDDIEKLTLLSLEFTWSAEDDPIRKVILEEMKKIKSGKELVEEVKKIEKNINAGSTISSQLELSICGIPLDTCEVPTPSHSAEQDSESPEEEILQIQEEILEAKAQDDQELQFPSDQVEDSSSTTPEEVQEAAIDEDEEPEIHWPIVIHEREVSGLPNPLNDMLPYDFFASNLHCMMPSLKVDLKNYLLGHDHTHPVIGITLICDDHSYFPRASSMLNETYHSHATNFYHPKHVLYSYAYVIGYSIDNLEGIDPITCSRCLCESYFRFLLLHRHYMLTRFEVTFLGTPVDLEDGDEEKQRAHMRMREAGACTSTQKERM